A section of the Rubritalea squalenifaciens DSM 18772 genome encodes:
- a CDS encoding class I tRNA ligase family protein — MKYYITTAIDYTNGSPHIGHAYEKVLADIITRYRRLRGDEAFFLTGVDQHGQKVQQTAEAEGVHPATYVRRTTKKFVKAWEALQVEYDDFAETTAEAHKKCVQEILQKLFDEGKIYKKAYKGHYSIRQEQFLTDKERNEDGEFGEEWGEVVELEEENYYFRLSDYVDWLREFVSNSEDFVIPAFRKADVLNAVERAVDTDLCISRPKERLQWGIEFPFDTNFVTYVWFDALINYISFAGYNKPEGSELPDFKDLWPAQIHIIGKDILVPSHSIYWPCMLKAMGFADEEMPRLLVHGWWNIKGGKMSKSLGNVVDPVELTERVGVDAVRYYLARDIHTGRDSDFDPDRLVMLFNTELANNLGNLCNRGLNMTKRYLGGECKESSYDDDLSKELREASSKTIADYKEAMDRFCISEALEHTIKFITLANVYAEKQKPWELAKDEANLEQVTAVLNHMVEVVAIAAVLLRPVIPHASERIIAQLQADHLNSISLEDLAWGLIPVGHTVAKPKPVFPRITLEEPEPSA, encoded by the coding sequence ATGAAATACTACATCACCACCGCGATTGATTACACGAATGGCTCCCCGCACATCGGGCACGCCTACGAGAAGGTATTGGCAGACATCATTACCCGCTACCGCCGCCTCAGAGGAGACGAGGCATTTTTCCTCACAGGTGTGGATCAGCACGGTCAAAAAGTGCAGCAGACTGCCGAAGCCGAAGGGGTACACCCTGCCACCTACGTCCGCCGCACGACCAAGAAATTCGTAAAAGCCTGGGAAGCCCTTCAGGTAGAATATGATGACTTTGCAGAAACCACTGCCGAAGCTCACAAGAAGTGCGTTCAAGAAATCCTGCAGAAACTCTTCGATGAAGGCAAGATCTACAAGAAAGCCTACAAAGGCCACTACTCGATCCGCCAGGAGCAATTCCTCACTGACAAGGAGCGTAATGAAGACGGTGAGTTTGGCGAGGAATGGGGCGAAGTCGTAGAGCTGGAGGAAGAGAACTACTACTTCCGCCTCTCCGATTACGTGGACTGGCTGCGTGAGTTCGTTTCCAACAGCGAAGACTTTGTCATTCCAGCCTTCCGCAAGGCTGACGTGCTGAATGCCGTCGAGCGCGCGGTCGATACAGACCTCTGCATCTCCCGCCCGAAAGAGCGCCTGCAGTGGGGCATCGAGTTCCCGTTCGATACCAACTTCGTGACCTACGTATGGTTCGACGCTCTCATCAACTACATTTCATTCGCTGGCTATAATAAGCCTGAAGGCTCTGAGCTACCAGACTTCAAGGATCTCTGGCCAGCACAGATCCACATCATTGGTAAGGACATCCTTGTCCCCTCCCACTCCATCTACTGGCCATGCATGCTCAAGGCCATGGGCTTTGCTGATGAAGAAATGCCTCGCCTCCTGGTCCACGGTTGGTGGAACATCAAAGGTGGCAAAATGTCCAAGTCACTCGGAAACGTGGTCGACCCAGTTGAACTCACTGAGAGAGTCGGTGTAGACGCCGTACGCTATTACCTCGCACGTGACATCCATACTGGCCGTGACAGTGATTTTGATCCTGACCGTCTCGTCATGCTTTTCAACACCGAGCTCGCGAACAACCTGGGCAACCTCTGCAACCGCGGCCTCAATATGACCAAGCGCTACCTCGGCGGCGAATGTAAGGAAAGCAGCTACGACGACGATCTATCCAAAGAACTCCGTGAAGCATCTTCCAAGACCATCGCAGACTACAAGGAAGCCATGGACCGCTTCTGTATTTCTGAGGCCCTAGAGCACACCATCAAGTTCATCACGCTTGCCAATGTCTATGCCGAGAAGCAAAAGCCATGGGAACTCGCCAAGGACGAAGCGAATCTCGAGCAAGTCACTGCCGTGCTGAACCACATGGTAGAAGTCGTGGCTATTGCCGCCGTGCTTCTCCGTCCAGTCATTCCACATGCTAGCGAGCGCATTATTGCCCAGCTGCAGGCGGACCACCTGAACAGCATCAGTCTTGAGGACCTCGCTTGGGGACTCATCCCTGTTGGTCACACGGTCGCCAAGCCAAAGCCTGTCTTCCCGCGCATCACTCTGGAAGAACCTGAGCCTAGTGCCTAA
- a CDS encoding tetratricopeptide repeat protein, with the protein MSEISQEIQDIFDDANGSLAIGELEEAIVGYRKCVELDPNYFDGWQALGMALMKTNQLKEAIGCGLQATILKPNDQLAWTALSQMYVQDGQIAEAEHAKQNATILGLGGKVDKSQ; encoded by the coding sequence ATGAGTGAAATCAGCCAAGAAATCCAAGATATCTTTGACGACGCCAACGGCAGCCTTGCCATCGGAGAACTCGAGGAAGCCATTGTGGGCTACCGTAAATGTGTCGAGCTAGACCCGAATTATTTTGACGGCTGGCAGGCTCTTGGCATGGCACTCATGAAGACCAACCAGCTCAAGGAAGCTATCGGCTGTGGGCTTCAAGCCACCATCCTGAAACCTAACGATCAACTCGCCTGGACTGCACTCTCCCAGATGTATGTGCAGGATGGCCAGATCGCCGAAGCTGAGCACGCTAAACAGAACGCCACCATCCTCGGACTCGGTGGCAAAGTCGACAAATCTCAATAA
- a CDS encoding SurA N-terminal domain-containing protein, whose product MRKYTGLMAVTLILLAAGLVLTMQPGGGGGRGFSDEFISVNGESIAQKDFKKQGPGALRILQSSGSSMMEYPLSLGISYYELATNRVSDKALVNFVANRLLVKKAAADLGIYPSTEAAEKFIQETIFRNRDGEYDAAAYAQYIENIGNQGFDEKDFKALVAEYLVFVKTRDLIGGGLVAPREMTLKLDEAQKQKVDLLTVVFEADKFKEAIKPTEEEVKKYWNDRKQKYLTDRELKVSYVLAQASQAGKPVMPPIAPGTEPAVASKMRLDHQMAVDTYNEARALQVDEMKKKYATFIEFSEDTDYKEFEEPAKTSGFEVVTTEFFTLKNAPAELKNLNAARLGALPSALFEHKFGDDLAYRIESFQLTPDGYIAVRLDDEKKPEPKTFEAAKEEATKDLIAERAAEAMKKEAESAHKTLSELVKSGKTFEEAAKEKGYTVVPVGPFGAQDQPAQAKSAQDLFRVAMVTTPGEVAEELSSTENSSTVVFVKDRTIEAAPNAAALEAETLSNSANQLKYMTFQSWFGNLRRNADMKLPKTE is encoded by the coding sequence ATGCGTAAATACACCGGCCTCATGGCCGTGACTCTGATCCTGCTAGCAGCAGGCCTCGTGCTCACCATGCAGCCAGGCGGCGGCGGTGGTAGAGGCTTCAGTGATGAATTCATCTCTGTCAATGGCGAGTCCATCGCCCAGAAAGATTTCAAAAAGCAAGGCCCTGGTGCCCTCAGAATTCTGCAATCTTCAGGATCCAGCATGATGGAGTATCCTCTGTCCCTGGGTATCAGCTACTACGAGCTCGCCACCAACAGAGTCTCCGACAAGGCTCTCGTCAACTTCGTGGCAAACCGCCTGCTCGTTAAGAAGGCCGCCGCAGATCTGGGTATCTACCCATCCACTGAAGCAGCTGAGAAATTCATCCAGGAAACTATCTTCAGAAACCGTGACGGCGAATACGACGCTGCTGCCTACGCTCAATACATCGAGAACATTGGTAACCAGGGCTTCGACGAAAAAGACTTCAAAGCACTCGTCGCAGAGTACCTTGTCTTTGTAAAGACCCGCGACCTCATCGGCGGCGGTCTCGTAGCTCCTCGAGAAATGACTCTCAAGCTCGACGAAGCTCAGAAGCAAAAAGTAGATCTCCTTACCGTCGTCTTTGAAGCCGACAAATTCAAAGAAGCCATCAAGCCTACTGAAGAAGAGGTCAAAAAATACTGGAACGACCGCAAGCAGAAGTACCTCACTGACCGTGAGCTGAAAGTTTCCTACGTCCTCGCGCAAGCTTCACAAGCAGGCAAGCCAGTCATGCCTCCTATCGCCCCAGGCACTGAGCCTGCGGTAGCCAGCAAGATGAGACTGGATCATCAGATGGCTGTAGACACATACAACGAGGCTCGAGCCCTCCAAGTCGATGAGATGAAGAAAAAGTACGCCACCTTCATCGAGTTCTCCGAAGACACTGATTACAAGGAGTTCGAAGAGCCAGCCAAGACCAGCGGCTTTGAAGTGGTAACCACAGAGTTTTTCACACTCAAGAATGCTCCTGCGGAGCTCAAAAACCTGAATGCAGCTCGCCTTGGGGCTCTGCCTAGCGCCCTCTTCGAGCATAAGTTTGGTGACGATCTTGCCTACAGAATTGAAAGCTTCCAGCTCACACCAGATGGCTACATTGCCGTCCGCCTAGACGACGAGAAGAAGCCAGAACCAAAAACCTTCGAAGCAGCCAAAGAAGAAGCCACCAAAGACCTCATTGCTGAGCGTGCCGCTGAAGCCATGAAGAAGGAGGCCGAGTCTGCCCACAAGACTCTTAGCGAATTGGTTAAATCTGGTAAGACATTCGAGGAAGCTGCCAAGGAAAAAGGTTACACTGTGGTTCCTGTAGGTCCATTCGGTGCCCAAGACCAGCCAGCACAAGCCAAGTCAGCTCAGGACCTCTTCCGAGTAGCCATGGTCACCACTCCTGGTGAGGTCGCTGAAGAGCTCTCTTCTACAGAAAATTCCTCCACAGTCGTCTTCGTCAAGGATCGCACCATTGAGGCTGCGCCTAATGCTGCCGCTCTTGAGGCTGAAACACTGAGTAACAGTGCTAATCAGCTCAAGTACATGACCTTCCAGTCCTGGTTCGGCAATCTTCGCCGCAACGCAGACATGAAGCTCCCTAAGACGGAATAA
- a CDS encoding FAD:protein FMN transferase, with the protein MERRVLIPHDILPSALQTAGSGLPVSTFSGETMGTYWNAHVLIPREISEQECQHAITKAFQEIIDQMNHWDSSSELSRFNSSPAGTWHHLSNEFYEVLRQAIEISQLTHGAFDPTVGKLVNMYGFGPQTPLPHPPSAQEVSTARNLTGWKQLKYGEREHQIFQAGGVTLDLSSIAKGYAVDHAVRALKALGVHSCLVEIGGEFRGEGCKADGKPWWVSLEQTKSENSPAEITAALCGLSLATSGVSIKQRTLDGKLYTHLVDPHTSQTITDEIVSVSVLAPNCMEADAWATALFVLGLEDGLKMAEQYKLMAYFCSLDDSCIVEHYTEEFAALLD; encoded by the coding sequence ATGGAGCGCAGAGTTCTCATACCACACGACATTCTTCCTTCTGCCCTACAAACGGCGGGATCAGGACTTCCCGTGAGTACCTTCTCTGGAGAAACCATGGGAACTTATTGGAATGCCCATGTCCTTATCCCACGAGAAATTTCTGAGCAAGAATGCCAGCACGCTATTACGAAAGCATTCCAGGAGATCATCGATCAAATGAATCACTGGGATAGCAGCTCGGAGCTTTCACGCTTCAACTCCTCACCCGCTGGCACTTGGCACCATCTTTCTAATGAATTTTATGAGGTTCTGAGGCAAGCCATCGAAATCTCGCAGCTCACCCATGGCGCCTTCGATCCCACTGTGGGCAAGCTGGTCAATATGTATGGCTTTGGTCCTCAGACACCTCTCCCCCATCCTCCATCAGCACAAGAAGTCAGCACCGCAAGGAACCTGACTGGGTGGAAGCAACTGAAGTATGGAGAGAGAGAGCACCAGATTTTTCAGGCTGGTGGCGTCACTCTGGACCTATCTTCCATCGCCAAGGGCTATGCGGTGGACCACGCCGTTAGAGCGCTCAAAGCCCTGGGAGTCCATAGCTGCCTGGTTGAAATTGGCGGGGAGTTCCGAGGTGAAGGTTGCAAAGCTGATGGCAAACCGTGGTGGGTGAGCCTGGAACAGACCAAATCCGAGAACTCACCAGCCGAAATCACAGCAGCGCTCTGTGGACTCTCACTGGCGACTTCTGGAGTTTCCATCAAACAGCGCACGCTTGATGGCAAGCTGTACACCCACCTCGTGGATCCACACACCAGTCAGACCATTACTGACGAAATAGTCAGCGTGTCCGTACTCGCCCCCAACTGTATGGAAGCGGATGCTTGGGCTACCGCCTTGTTCGTTTTGGGCTTGGAGGATGGACTCAAAATGGCCGAGCAATACAAACTTATGGCCTACTTTTGCTCTCTGGATGACTCCTGCATAGTGGAGCATTACACAGAAGAATTTGCAGCTCTTCTGGACTAA
- a CDS encoding DUF4198 domain-containing protein → MKSIIRHTIPIALLLASATQPALAHRAWILPSTTVLSGDTPWVTFDAAVSNNLFFPNHRATSLDSIEAIAPDGKKVEIQNGSEGKFRSTFDLELAQEGTYRIAATRGGFGAFWKEGEERKRWRGTPEEFQKAGLQNKDGIRVSESFSRVETFVTSGQPSKTALKPTGKGLEIVFTTTHPNDLFSGEETTFTLHLNGKPAANVEVAIIKGNDRFRNDAGETSVKTNEKGEFSITWKEAGRYWLETSVSEEGGEIEGVPFSKRASYAATFEVLPE, encoded by the coding sequence ATGAAATCCATTATTCGACACACCATCCCCATAGCCCTTCTGTTAGCCTCAGCTACACAGCCAGCCCTAGCACACCGCGCTTGGATCCTACCCTCCACCACGGTTCTCTCAGGTGACACACCTTGGGTTACCTTCGATGCCGCTGTCTCCAACAACCTCTTCTTCCCCAATCACCGGGCTACCAGTTTGGATTCCATTGAGGCCATCGCCCCAGATGGCAAGAAGGTAGAAATCCAGAATGGGTCCGAAGGCAAATTCCGCTCTACCTTTGACTTGGAACTCGCTCAAGAAGGCACCTACCGCATCGCAGCCACACGAGGCGGCTTTGGAGCGTTCTGGAAAGAAGGCGAGGAACGCAAGCGCTGGCGCGGTACTCCTGAAGAATTTCAAAAGGCTGGGCTACAGAACAAAGATGGCATTCGAGTATCCGAAAGTTTCTCCCGAGTAGAAACATTTGTGACTAGCGGCCAACCGAGCAAGACTGCACTGAAGCCAACGGGCAAAGGACTCGAAATCGTTTTTACCACCACGCATCCCAACGATCTTTTTTCCGGCGAAGAGACCACCTTCACCCTGCACCTCAACGGCAAACCAGCCGCTAACGTAGAAGTCGCTATCATCAAAGGTAATGACCGCTTCCGAAACGATGCAGGTGAAACAAGCGTGAAGACCAATGAAAAAGGTGAATTCTCAATTACCTGGAAAGAGGCTGGTCGCTACTGGCTTGAAACATCTGTGAGCGAAGAAGGCGGAGAGATTGAGGGAGTCCCATTTAGCAAGCGCGCTTCATACGCTGCTACTTTTGAGGTTCTGCCTGAGTAG
- a CDS encoding DUF2271 domain-containing protein translates to MNPKLLLLAPGIAATAQAAEIQVNVEIPRLNVAEYHRPYVAAWIESPDRKPTLNLAVWYDTEMKEGRGEKWLKDLRQWWRKVGRSSEMPMDGVSSPTKPAGKHDISTSSENLPPLAEGEYTLVVEAAREVGGRELVKIPFKWDGKTAVSISGKGNSELGEVTLNITTTTVSKETSNEPKS, encoded by the coding sequence ATGAATCCAAAACTCTTGCTCTTAGCTCCAGGCATAGCGGCCACCGCTCAAGCCGCTGAAATCCAGGTAAACGTAGAAATTCCACGCCTCAATGTAGCGGAATACCATCGCCCCTATGTCGCGGCTTGGATTGAGTCCCCAGATCGCAAGCCCACACTTAATTTAGCGGTCTGGTACGACACAGAGATGAAGGAAGGCCGTGGCGAGAAATGGCTCAAAGACCTGCGCCAATGGTGGCGCAAAGTGGGCCGTAGCTCAGAGATGCCCATGGATGGCGTAAGTAGTCCGACTAAGCCCGCTGGAAAACATGACATCTCTACTAGCTCCGAAAACCTTCCCCCTCTCGCAGAGGGTGAATACACGCTGGTGGTTGAAGCCGCGCGCGAAGTCGGAGGCCGTGAGCTTGTAAAAATTCCATTCAAGTGGGACGGCAAGACAGCTGTTAGCATCTCTGGCAAAGGCAATTCTGAACTTGGAGAAGTCACGCTCAATATCACCACAACCACAGTCTCAAAAGAAACATCTAACGAACCGAAATCATGA
- a CDS encoding PepSY-associated TM helix domain-containing protein, with product MKEEESTSEQSQQVRRKKNRRKAFWTKQFYLWHWVSSAICLAAMLLFAVTGITLNHAADIKVEPKVTEKTLQVPSELRSTVSLKGEDDFKAPLPDDLAKWLTKELGTPLKKKEAEWSEYEIYLSLPRPGGDAWLLIDRETHEVTYELTDRGTLSFLNDLHKGRHTGAAWSWFLDIFSAACVIFCLTGLGLLFVHAKRRPTTWPVVIAGILIPLILILFFIH from the coding sequence ATGAAAGAGGAAGAGTCAACCAGTGAACAAAGCCAGCAAGTACGCCGGAAGAAAAACCGCCGCAAAGCCTTCTGGACGAAACAATTTTATCTTTGGCACTGGGTTAGCAGTGCTATTTGCCTAGCAGCGATGCTGCTCTTTGCGGTGACAGGGATCACTCTGAATCATGCCGCAGACATCAAGGTCGAGCCGAAGGTCACCGAGAAAACCTTGCAAGTACCGAGTGAATTACGGTCTACAGTATCCCTGAAAGGTGAGGATGATTTCAAAGCTCCCCTGCCTGATGATCTGGCCAAATGGCTGACCAAAGAGCTCGGAACCCCACTCAAAAAGAAAGAAGCCGAGTGGAGTGAGTATGAGATCTATCTGAGTCTCCCCCGTCCCGGAGGAGATGCCTGGCTTTTAATCGATCGCGAAACCCATGAAGTCACTTACGAGCTGACAGATCGCGGCACTCTCTCATTTTTGAACGATTTACATAAAGGGAGACACACTGGTGCAGCCTGGTCGTGGTTCCTGGATATCTTTTCCGCTGCCTGCGTCATTTTCTGCCTCACTGGTCTGGGTCTGCTTTTTGTCCACGCCAAACGCCGACCGACTACCTGGCCGGTCGTGATCGCCGGCATTCTTATCCCCCTCATTCTTATTCTCTTCTTTATCCATTAG
- the rsmB gene encoding 16S rRNA (cytosine(967)-C(5))-methyltransferase RsmB, which translates to MNIRRIAAEALEQWEDGHTYAETLVQHAAEDHGLSPEDRNLLNALVIGCIRHKRLLDHWIGKLRDGSLDIQTRCHLRVGVLQLLIMKLPDHAAVNETVNSARKGIRGLINAILRNVIRQRDSLLAEIETLPPAIRYSHPDWLVEKWTQEFGEADTLKLLEWNQQPSQTIFRTNALKPEAEEIVSISSKAKPLEGHPSFYTSQGLPPRDWINEGFIYIQDPATMHAVELLAPQAGETVLDACAAPGGKSTQIAAAMKNQGSLLCTDSNERRLPRLFGNLTRAGIDIATTEAHDWSKPAPAKWHQHFDAILLDVPCSNTGVLRKRIDARWRIKPENIESLIPLQTSILENALACLKPGGRLVYSTCSIDSEENTKLIQSFLNNHPELSLSKEEVITPQAQGTDGAYAALIQLK; encoded by the coding sequence ATGAACATTCGACGAATCGCCGCAGAAGCCCTGGAACAATGGGAAGACGGCCACACCTATGCTGAAACCCTCGTCCAGCACGCCGCCGAGGATCACGGACTCAGCCCGGAGGACCGCAACCTCCTCAATGCACTGGTCATTGGCTGCATCCGCCACAAGCGTTTGTTAGATCATTGGATTGGAAAGCTTCGCGACGGCTCACTGGATATCCAGACCCGTTGTCATCTCCGTGTCGGAGTACTCCAGCTTCTCATCATGAAGCTGCCAGACCACGCAGCGGTAAACGAAACAGTCAACTCCGCCCGCAAAGGCATCCGTGGCCTCATCAATGCCATCCTGCGCAATGTCATCCGTCAGCGTGATTCCCTTCTCGCTGAGATTGAAACCCTCCCTCCTGCGATCCGCTACTCACACCCTGATTGGCTGGTTGAAAAATGGACTCAAGAATTCGGCGAAGCGGACACGCTCAAGCTGCTAGAGTGGAACCAGCAACCATCCCAGACCATTTTCCGCACTAATGCCCTCAAGCCGGAGGCTGAAGAAATCGTTTCTATCTCCAGCAAAGCCAAGCCACTGGAGGGACACCCGAGCTTCTACACTTCTCAAGGCCTTCCCCCGCGCGACTGGATCAATGAAGGCTTCATCTACATTCAGGACCCAGCCACCATGCACGCCGTCGAGCTCCTCGCACCTCAGGCTGGTGAAACCGTCCTCGATGCCTGCGCCGCCCCTGGAGGCAAGTCCACCCAGATCGCCGCAGCCATGAAAAACCAAGGCTCCCTGCTCTGCACCGACTCCAATGAGCGCCGCCTTCCTCGCCTTTTTGGAAATCTCACCCGAGCTGGAATCGACATCGCCACCACTGAGGCCCACGACTGGTCCAAACCTGCACCGGCCAAATGGCACCAGCACTTCGACGCCATCCTCCTGGACGTTCCTTGCTCCAACACGGGAGTATTGCGTAAACGCATCGATGCCCGCTGGCGCATCAAGCCGGAGAACATCGAGTCCCTCATTCCCCTCCAGACCAGTATTCTGGAAAACGCCCTCGCCTGCCTCAAGCCCGGCGGAAGACTCGTTTACTCCACCTGCTCCATCGACTCCGAGGAAAACACCAAGCTCATTCAAAGCTTCCTCAACAATCACCCCGAGCTCTCTCTCAGCAAAGAGGAAGTCATCACTCCTCAGGCACAAGGCACTGACGGCGCGTATGCTGCACTCATACAGCTCAAGTGA
- the thiS gene encoding sulfur carrier protein ThiS — protein sequence MSITLNGKPHSLDSASTISELLKSLGLEGKPVVVEHNHTALFPRDYDSTQLADNDQVEIITIAAGG from the coding sequence ATGAGTATCACCCTCAACGGCAAACCGCATTCACTGGATAGCGCCTCCACCATCAGCGAGCTCCTCAAGTCCCTCGGTCTGGAAGGCAAACCCGTTGTCGTAGAGCACAACCACACCGCTCTATTCCCGCGTGACTACGACAGCACGCAGCTGGCAGACAACGATCAGGTGGAAATCATCACCATTGCTGCAGGCGGCTAA
- the thiH gene encoding 2-iminoacetate synthase ThiH: MSFPDTFSDALAHKSPLLQKFERLIAPASNEQLEAMAAESQRITRRHFGKTMRLFAPLYVSNECVNNCTYCGFSRDNPILRTTLTVEQVVTEAKHLHSLGFRNILLVAGEHPKFVSDGYLQECIDAIKSFIPTVAIEVGPMEDHQYKEIVDHGGEGLIVYQETYVKDVYTKLHTAGPKKKFEWRMACPERAYAGGFRRIGIGALFGLAPWKEEAMALAAHLEYLYKHCWKASFSVAFPRMRPYAGNYQYTPNPDLFLDDRTLVQLIAAFRICFPQVGIVLSTREPAQLRNSLIQLGVTHMSAGARTEPGGYTGAGHDDLHLTVKGRRVELEESSPCQRATEQFKISDERGPAEVAAALQAQGYEPVWKDWDESILANT, translated from the coding sequence TTGAGTTTCCCAGACACATTTTCAGACGCCCTCGCCCACAAATCACCGCTCCTGCAGAAGTTTGAGCGACTGATCGCCCCCGCCAGCAATGAGCAACTCGAGGCCATGGCCGCCGAATCCCAGCGCATCACCCGCAGGCATTTCGGCAAGACGATGCGTCTCTTCGCGCCACTCTATGTTTCCAACGAGTGCGTCAACAACTGTACCTACTGCGGCTTCTCTCGGGACAATCCCATTCTCCGCACCACGCTCACCGTGGAGCAGGTAGTCACCGAGGCCAAGCACCTGCACTCTCTCGGCTTCCGAAACATTCTCCTCGTCGCGGGCGAGCACCCGAAATTTGTATCCGATGGCTACCTGCAGGAATGTATCGACGCCATCAAATCTTTCATCCCCACCGTCGCCATCGAGGTCGGCCCGATGGAAGACCACCAGTACAAGGAAATCGTAGACCACGGCGGCGAAGGTCTCATCGTGTACCAAGAGACCTATGTGAAGGACGTCTACACCAAGCTTCACACTGCCGGCCCGAAGAAAAAATTCGAATGGCGCATGGCCTGCCCTGAGCGCGCCTACGCGGGTGGCTTCCGCCGCATAGGCATCGGAGCCCTCTTTGGTCTCGCTCCATGGAAAGAAGAAGCCATGGCTCTCGCCGCGCACCTTGAGTACCTTTACAAGCATTGCTGGAAGGCATCTTTCTCTGTCGCCTTCCCACGCATGCGCCCCTATGCAGGCAACTACCAGTACACGCCGAATCCAGATCTGTTCCTCGATGACCGCACCCTCGTACAGCTCATCGCCGCCTTCCGCATCTGCTTCCCACAGGTAGGCATCGTTCTCAGCACCCGCGAACCAGCCCAGCTGAGAAATTCTCTCATCCAGCTCGGCGTCACCCACATGTCTGCCGGTGCCCGTACCGAGCCGGGTGGTTACACGGGCGCAGGGCACGATGACCTTCACCTGACCGTCAAAGGCCGCCGCGTTGAACTGGAGGAATCCTCCCCTTGTCAGCGCGCCACAGAGCAATTCAAAATCAGTGATGAACGTGGCCCTGCAGAGGTGGCCGCCGCACTCCAGGCTCAGGGCTACGAACCCGTCTGGAAAGACTGGGATGAATCCATTCTCGCTAACACTTAA